A genomic window from Brevibacillus agri includes:
- a CDS encoding ATP-dependent nuclease: MFLRQLNIWNFRKYGVSVQDSKLPGLVVPFNESFNLLIGENDSGKTAIVDAIKMTLGTSSEDSFRISESDFHVDKDGNTAQEIKIECIFSGLSEKEAGIFLEWLTFDKDGKYELQVRMTAKKVKNDLLFSERIERTVKAGPENASSKLEGLARELLKSTYLKPLRDAENELKPGVRSRLAQILKNHRAFRKNNSLERHPLEIAFQEANDKVEEFFDLPYSDGEDKTIKSELTAYLDSFFHEPMNGEEKHESKFKITPVKLNEILKKLSLLLEDVPSGLGSLNLLFIAAELLLHDDALSIGPNITLIEEIEAHLHPQAQLRLIKYLQKNRSEGATGGQFILTTHSTTLAASTKLEHIILVHDGTAYPMNGENTKLELEDYKFLERFLDSTKANLFFAKGVIFVEGDAENLLVPAIAELIGRPLHKYGVSIVNIGNTAFNRYVNIYSRSEKWLNDFPQLKVPVAVITDVDIKPMPYYHDSDENTIKAIYVIRDEHLPFIAGKMNVEKEDIISLVLQSFSTKKALTATLEMYSTELSNGDINEIADLTKEDLSQETIDSLRESRALSLRTEYGNNENIQVFVAANWTLEYEIAMSSLRNELLDAIHNVKYKNPSSVANLKKLVDIKQKIEGLSFREAAAYEIYKPLLEKKVSKASVAQQLALLLHENESARERVIQDEYLKYLREAIYHVTGGPSND; this comes from the coding sequence ATGTTTTTGCGACAGCTAAATATTTGGAACTTTAGAAAATACGGCGTATCTGTGCAGGATAGTAAATTACCAGGACTGGTTGTTCCGTTTAATGAAAGTTTTAACTTACTTATAGGGGAAAATGATTCGGGAAAAACGGCAATAGTTGATGCCATCAAAATGACATTAGGAACCTCAAGTGAAGATTCATTTCGTATATCTGAAAGTGACTTTCATGTTGATAAAGACGGGAATACGGCTCAGGAGATCAAGATCGAATGTATTTTTTCAGGATTATCGGAGAAAGAAGCGGGAATATTCTTGGAATGGCTTACTTTTGATAAAGATGGAAAATATGAACTACAAGTCAGAATGACAGCAAAAAAAGTGAAGAATGATTTACTTTTCAGTGAAAGAATAGAAAGAACAGTTAAAGCTGGTCCAGAAAATGCTTCTAGTAAACTTGAGGGACTTGCACGAGAGCTACTTAAATCAACATATCTCAAGCCACTTAGAGATGCTGAAAATGAACTTAAACCAGGTGTAAGATCTAGACTTGCTCAAATTTTAAAAAATCATCGAGCTTTTCGGAAGAATAATTCGTTAGAGAGGCACCCCTTAGAGATTGCGTTTCAAGAGGCTAATGATAAAGTCGAAGAGTTCTTTGATCTGCCCTACTCAGATGGTGAAGATAAAACGATAAAATCTGAATTAACAGCTTATCTGGATAGTTTTTTCCATGAACCAATGAATGGTGAAGAGAAACATGAATCTAAGTTCAAAATAACCCCAGTTAAACTAAATGAAATTCTAAAGAAATTAAGTCTACTGCTTGAGGATGTTCCATCAGGATTAGGTAGTCTGAATCTTTTATTTATAGCTGCTGAGCTTTTACTTCATGATGATGCACTTTCTATTGGACCCAATATTACTTTAATCGAGGAAATTGAAGCCCATCTTCATCCTCAAGCGCAATTAAGATTAATTAAATATTTACAGAAAAATAGGTCAGAGGGCGCGACAGGGGGGCAATTTATTTTAACTACCCATAGTACAACATTAGCAGCATCTACAAAGCTCGAACATATAATATTAGTACACGATGGAACGGCATATCCAATGAATGGAGAAAATACGAAACTTGAGTTGGAAGATTATAAATTTCTTGAGCGGTTTCTAGACTCGACTAAAGCTAATTTGTTTTTCGCAAAGGGCGTCATCTTTGTCGAGGGTGATGCAGAAAATTTATTAGTGCCTGCAATTGCTGAACTAATTGGACGACCATTACATAAATATGGAGTGTCCATTGTAAATATAGGAAATACTGCGTTTAACCGATATGTGAACATTTATTCTCGATCAGAAAAATGGTTGAATGATTTTCCTCAATTAAAGGTTCCAGTTGCTGTTATTACTGATGTGGATATAAAGCCAATGCCGTATTATCATGATTCTGACGAAAACACCATTAAAGCAATTTACGTTATTAGAGATGAACATTTGCCTTTTATTGCTGGAAAAATGAATGTAGAAAAAGAAGATATTATTTCCCTCGTTCTTCAATCTTTTAGTACCAAGAAGGCTTTAACCGCAACTTTGGAAATGTATTCTACTGAGTTGTCGAACGGCGATATAAATGAAATTGCTGATTTAACTAAAGAAGATTTGTCACAAGAGACTATTGATTCCCTTAGAGAAAGTAGAGCGCTTTCATTAAGAACGGAGTATGGTAATAATGAAAATATTCAAGTTTTCGTTGCGGCTAATTGGACTTTAGAATACGAGATAGCTATGAGCTCTCTTAGAAACGAATTATTGGATGCAATCCATAACGTTAAATATAAAAATCCTAGTAGCGTAGCTAATTTGAAGAAATTAGTAGATATAAAGCAAAAGATTGAAGGTCTTAGCTTTAGAGAAGCAGCAGCGTATGAAATATATAAGCCTTTACTTGAGAAAAAAGTATCAAAAGCGTCTGTAGCACAACAGCTAGCCTTATTGCTTCATGAAAATGAAAGTGCTAGGGAAAGAGTAATTCAAGATGAATATCTTAAGTATTTGCGGGAGGCTATTTACCATGTAACTGGAGGACCAAGCAATGATTGA
- a CDS encoding UvrD-helicase domain-containing protein, translated as MIEITVEDIKNVETALLGQTKWFSQEQRSIIAYGQSGDVVACPGSGKTTVLIAKIAILMKKIKEAGLDYGICVITYTNVGVEEILVKLKQLGINDVSYPHFIGTIHEFFNYFFALKAYSTLFNRERFFFIENEEYKGYFSSFFEKHKPAWWSFEAPTSAVEGTKLSINNNGEISLIGFEDKKYHSELRETFKEMFLSGYLRHSDTIALSKWYIENNKTKLSQAFQARFKYFFMDETQDTSIDQYQLITKLLEGNKETVIQRYGDPYQALYNLYFGEPDAWEPPVEERIEIATSNRFGENIAKILRTTCIERYAHLKGSELVPSLEPHILLYDNQAEVLEAYARLLKLYGLPLSDKKVYAIAQHHEAVGHYHQGYQRAKSDGQRKSNFADCLNQLYKVMSKTLRKKNPTNRLKYASNRLNDLLNNEFPSAHNDLRSIFSRIIRQVYLCHEYSSELELFHLLYRKILTEDFQLALEDEDTKADVESINNFIIKMFTVETQTEIVDSNSFKHQDVLIHLNTIHGVKGETHLSTLLLESTIRADYSDLVDIMPFLLGSHDEDLTKVIKIKDTLKLAYVALSRPTHFAGIAINEEHISQEDILIAQRHGWKVLKVGELIVDNSE; from the coding sequence ATGATTGAAATTACTGTCGAAGATATTAAAAATGTAGAAACAGCTCTTCTAGGACAAACTAAATGGTTCTCACAAGAACAAAGAAGTATTATAGCATACGGTCAATCCGGTGATGTTGTAGCGTGTCCAGGAAGCGGGAAAACTACTGTCTTAATTGCAAAAATTGCAATTTTGATGAAGAAAATAAAGGAAGCTGGCTTAGATTATGGTATATGTGTAATTACATATACAAATGTCGGTGTTGAAGAAATTTTAGTTAAGTTAAAACAATTAGGTATTAATGACGTTTCATACCCGCATTTTATTGGAACGATCCATGAATTTTTTAATTACTTCTTTGCTCTAAAAGCTTATTCTACCCTTTTTAATCGAGAGCGCTTTTTTTTCATTGAAAACGAAGAGTACAAAGGTTACTTTTCTAGCTTTTTTGAAAAACATAAACCAGCTTGGTGGTCATTTGAGGCACCTACTTCTGCTGTTGAAGGAACAAAATTATCAATTAATAATAATGGGGAGATTTCGTTAATAGGATTTGAAGATAAGAAGTATCACAGCGAGCTTCGGGAAACCTTTAAGGAAATGTTTCTTTCAGGCTATTTAAGACATAGTGATACAATAGCACTCTCTAAGTGGTATATCGAAAATAATAAAACGAAATTAAGCCAAGCATTTCAAGCGAGATTTAAATATTTTTTTATGGATGAAACACAAGATACAAGTATTGATCAATATCAACTTATAACAAAGTTACTTGAAGGGAATAAAGAAACAGTGATACAGCGTTACGGCGATCCATATCAAGCTCTATATAATTTGTATTTTGGCGAGCCTGACGCTTGGGAGCCTCCAGTAGAAGAACGTATAGAAATAGCTACGAGTAATAGATTTGGAGAAAATATCGCTAAAATATTAAGGACTACCTGTATTGAAAGATATGCTCATCTAAAAGGAAGCGAGCTTGTTCCCTCTTTAGAACCTCATATACTTCTATATGATAATCAGGCAGAGGTGTTGGAAGCATATGCGCGGCTGCTGAAGTTATATGGGTTACCATTAAGCGATAAGAAGGTTTATGCAATTGCTCAACACCATGAAGCTGTTGGACATTATCACCAAGGATATCAAAGAGCAAAAAGTGACGGTCAGAGGAAATCAAATTTTGCTGATTGTTTAAATCAATTATATAAAGTGATGTCAAAAACATTAAGAAAGAAAAATCCCACCAATCGCTTGAAGTATGCTTCAAATAGATTGAATGATTTGCTTAATAACGAATTCCCTTCAGCACATAATGATTTAAGAAGCATCTTTTCTAGGATTATTAGACAAGTTTATTTATGCCATGAATACAGTTCAGAACTTGAGTTATTTCATTTGTTATATAGAAAAATCTTAACAGAAGATTTTCAATTAGCTTTAGAAGATGAAGATACCAAGGCTGATGTCGAAAGTATTAATAACTTTATAATTAAAATGTTTACGGTTGAGACTCAAACTGAAATTGTAGACAGTAATAGTTTTAAACATCAGGATGTGTTAATTCATTTAAATACCATACACGGTGTTAAAGGAGAAACGCATTTATCTACTTTGTTATTAGAGTCAACTATTAGGGCAGATTATTCTGATTTAGTTGATATCATGCCTTTTTTGCTAGGAAGTCATGACGAAGATCTAACAAAAGTTATAAAAATTAAGGATACACTTAAATTAGCATATGTTGCCTTAAGTAGGCCTACGCACTTTGCAGGTATAGCAATTAATGAGGAGCACATAAGTCAAGAGGACATTCTGATTGCACAGCGACATGGATGGAAAGTTCTAAAAGTCGGTGAACTAATTGTTGACAATAGTGAATAG
- a CDS encoding helix-turn-helix domain-containing protein → MAFSSPTMLAPLSGRMRMQDGKRTVWLGPEQIVLLRPGHSVTICADKNESPPVCRLSFESYRLAEHDDEQLVYRNDRSCLPASGWVTNRLPYRANVLLNELSHACQQASAHGQTAEQKQHQRLFKEMMELALQYEITPELDWEPSIQKAVTYIEENYRSPITRPELARLAGFHTSYFSTLFAKKLGWGYSEYLNRVRIDRAKEHLLTSAMTVNEIAAKVGYANGEYLSRKFKQLTGMSPGEFRSRPIPKRIAAFQFVGDLLALGVTPVATDDELVRGALLLKEELQNVPTVNGAYDDEQLANLKADLVLAPTYFYYTPGRMKRLQNIAPVLALEWDKLDPLAELRLVGKLIGREREAERWIERYQAQVETARKQLQKLIDRGDTAAVYELRHDGVFIWNKTARGAYNLYDALGFRPPESVHRDVLVPGRHLWIAADRLPEYAADHMFVIDARDDHGAGVHGLSLPAFEKAPGQVYALELNEFWSSDGLALERQLHIQTNCLLRGGAE, encoded by the coding sequence GTGGCGTTCTCGTCCCCGACGATGCTCGCCCCGCTGTCAGGGCGAATGCGCATGCAGGACGGCAAGCGGACGGTTTGGCTGGGCCCGGAACAAATCGTGCTTTTGCGTCCGGGCCACTCGGTGACGATCTGCGCCGACAAAAACGAGAGCCCGCCTGTTTGCCGCCTGTCCTTCGAGAGCTATCGGCTGGCGGAGCACGACGATGAGCAGCTCGTCTACCGCAACGACCGCAGTTGTTTGCCTGCGAGCGGCTGGGTCACGAATCGACTGCCGTATCGGGCAAATGTGCTGCTGAACGAGCTTTCGCACGCGTGCCAGCAAGCGTCCGCCCACGGCCAGACGGCAGAGCAAAAGCAGCACCAGCGCTTGTTCAAAGAGATGATGGAGCTTGCCCTTCAGTACGAAATTACGCCTGAACTGGATTGGGAGCCGTCGATCCAGAAAGCGGTAACCTATATCGAGGAAAACTACCGAAGCCCTATTACCCGCCCCGAGCTGGCGCGGCTGGCCGGATTTCATACAAGCTATTTTTCGACCTTGTTTGCGAAAAAGCTGGGGTGGGGCTATTCCGAATATTTGAATCGCGTGCGGATCGACCGCGCCAAAGAGCATTTGCTGACGTCGGCCATGACGGTCAACGAAATTGCCGCGAAGGTCGGCTATGCAAACGGCGAGTATTTGAGCCGAAAATTCAAGCAACTGACCGGCATGTCCCCAGGCGAGTTCCGCAGTCGGCCGATTCCGAAGCGAATCGCCGCCTTTCAATTCGTGGGCGATTTGCTTGCGCTCGGTGTCACGCCTGTCGCCACTGACGATGAGCTTGTGCGCGGAGCGCTGCTGTTAAAAGAGGAACTGCAAAATGTTCCGACGGTCAACGGCGCATACGACGACGAGCAGCTCGCCAACCTGAAAGCGGATCTCGTCCTGGCTCCGACCTACTTTTATTACACGCCTGGCAGGATGAAGCGACTGCAAAACATCGCCCCGGTGCTGGCGCTGGAATGGGACAAGCTGGACCCGCTCGCGGAGCTTCGGCTGGTCGGCAAGCTGATTGGCAGAGAGCGGGAAGCGGAGCGATGGATCGAGCGCTATCAGGCACAGGTCGAAACTGCGAGAAAACAACTGCAAAAGCTGATCGACAGAGGGGACACGGCCGCCGTCTACGAGCTGCGCCACGATGGCGTCTTCATCTGGAACAAAACGGCGAGAGGGGCGTACAACCTGTACGACGCCCTTGGCTTCCGTCCGCCGGAGAGCGTGCACAGGGACGTGCTCGTGCCTGGACGGCATCTCTGGATTGCAGCAGACAGGCTGCCCGAATACGCCGCAGACCATATGTTTGTCATTGATGCCCGCGATGACCATGGGGCGGGTGTGCATGGCCTGAGCTTGCCAGCCTTCGAAAAGGCTCCCGGACAGGTGTATGCGCTGGAGCTGAACGAATTTTGGAGCAGTGACGGCTTGGCGCTAGAGCGCCAGTTGCACATCCAGACAAATTGCTTGCTCCGCGGCGGCGCAGAGTGA
- a CDS encoding ABC transporter substrate-binding protein, with product MKRNKVGAHRAPGMLSALLLAMAVLLAACGGAGGGSGASQENAVEGQTAATAATSGEAKPSTRKVKTVNGEIEIPAEPKRIVAQGYLATFLALGIKPVGAPFWDIDSPHIKAQTAGIEDIGTIDASSVEKILALNPDLIVTLSDDPKLYEQLSKIAPTLVFVHTTFKDSREQIRTFGEILGKEKEAEAWIASFNETVEKAKQRIKGVVGENATAAIMGGFDKQLVVYADGLWRGAEAMYKHLGLKRPPLVQKSVDEGKEHVTISLEQVNEFSGDYLFVESGKQAGLDPSNPIWNTLDAVKNGRVYQMDTDYFWPYDTIAVKAQVDLIADMLVEGKHQF from the coding sequence ATGAAAAGAAACAAGGTTGGAGCACACAGAGCGCCTGGCATGCTGAGCGCCTTACTATTGGCGATGGCGGTATTGCTTGCGGCTTGCGGTGGAGCCGGAGGGGGCAGCGGGGCCTCGCAGGAAAACGCAGTAGAGGGGCAAACAGCGGCAACGGCTGCGACGAGCGGAGAGGCCAAGCCGTCTACCCGTAAAGTAAAGACGGTCAACGGAGAAATTGAAATTCCGGCCGAGCCAAAGCGCATTGTCGCCCAAGGATATTTGGCTACCTTCCTGGCACTCGGGATCAAGCCTGTCGGGGCACCGTTCTGGGATATCGACTCCCCGCATATCAAGGCACAGACAGCGGGCATCGAAGACATCGGCACGATTGACGCCAGCAGTGTGGAGAAAATTTTGGCCCTGAATCCCGACCTGATCGTCACGTTGAGCGACGACCCCAAGCTCTATGAGCAGTTGAGCAAAATCGCGCCCACACTCGTTTTCGTCCATACGACATTCAAAGACTCGCGCGAGCAAATCCGCACGTTCGGGGAGATTCTCGGCAAGGAAAAAGAAGCGGAAGCCTGGATTGCCTCTTTCAACGAAACGGTAGAGAAAGCAAAGCAGCGTATCAAGGGAGTCGTCGGCGAAAACGCGACGGCTGCGATCATGGGCGGCTTCGACAAGCAACTGGTGGTGTACGCCGACGGCCTTTGGCGGGGAGCCGAAGCCATGTACAAGCATCTTGGGCTGAAGCGACCGCCGCTGGTGCAAAAAAGCGTAGACGAGGGCAAAGAGCATGTGACCATCTCGTTAGAGCAGGTCAACGAATTTTCCGGCGACTACCTTTTTGTGGAGTCGGGCAAGCAGGCGGGACTTGATCCGAGCAATCCGATCTGGAACACGCTGGACGCAGTCAAAAACGGCCGCGTTTACCAGATGGATACCGACTATTTTTGGCCGTACGACACGATTGCCGTAAAAGCACAAGTCGATCTGATTGCCGACATGCTGGTCGAGGGCAAGCATCAGTTTTGA
- a CDS encoding glyoxalase superfamily protein, giving the protein MTLAVTPVFRIFDEAKAKEFYVDFLGFQVDWEHRYEDHFPLYMQVSSPECVLHLTEHHGDACPGAAVRVQVEDIELLHQTLTGKSYKYARPGLEKTPWGTREVCVTDPFGNRIHFFQPHPFP; this is encoded by the coding sequence ATGACTCTTGCCGTCACGCCTGTCTTCCGCATTTTTGACGAAGCAAAAGCGAAGGAGTTTTACGTCGATTTTCTCGGATTTCAGGTCGATTGGGAGCATCGCTACGAGGACCATTTTCCGCTGTACATGCAAGTCTCGTCGCCCGAGTGCGTGCTGCACTTAACCGAACATCACGGAGACGCCTGTCCGGGCGCGGCTGTCCGCGTGCAGGTCGAGGACATCGAGCTGCTGCACCAGACGCTTACCGGCAAGTCGTACAAATACGCCCGGCCCGGTCTGGAAAAAACGCCATGGGGAACGCGCGAGGTGTGCGTGACAGACCCGTTTGGCAACCGGATTCACTTTTTTCAGCCGCATCCTTTTCCGTAA
- a CDS encoding DinB family protein — protein sequence MEKRHIVLFQQLEDYRKEVLEAVNGLSEEEALIVPAGFSNNILWNLGHIYLDQYLWLQHLTKEEAPIPPGFREWFGYGTKPADWQSPPPPLQTILALLEEQPQQIRSAYGERLEEPFPATESGMHTIAQVLVRTIFHEGLHLSTITALRRFVNR from the coding sequence ATGGAAAAACGGCATATTGTCCTCTTTCAGCAGTTGGAAGATTATCGAAAGGAAGTGCTGGAGGCGGTAAACGGCTTGTCAGAGGAAGAAGCGCTCATCGTCCCGGCGGGCTTTTCCAACAATATTTTGTGGAACTTGGGACACATCTATCTGGATCAATACTTATGGCTGCAGCACTTGACGAAAGAGGAGGCTCCGATTCCGCCCGGCTTCCGCGAATGGTTCGGCTACGGGACCAAACCGGCAGACTGGCAATCTCCTCCCCCTCCCCTGCAAACCATCCTCGCCTTGCTGGAAGAACAGCCTCAGCAAATTCGCTCCGCCTATGGGGAGCGGCTGGAGGAACCATTTCCTGCCACCGAATCTGGCATGCACACCATCGCCCAGGTGCTGGTGCGGACGATTTTTCACGAAGGGCTGCATTTGTCCACGATTACTGCATTAAGGAGGTTTGTGAACAGATGA
- a CDS encoding EamA family transporter, translated as MTYWRSVLLVLLGACSYGVLSLFMKHAFALGFTPFEMSGSQLIFGGLIMSIAALFFSRERFHWKYLLILAPVSLMMASTSIFYHQAVSRVSASLAIVLLFQFTWIGVLLESLVDRKWPTAEKWVSLLMLGGGTVLASGLSEGGLQNVSITGLVCGLLSGATFALVIFFSGRVLPGMNPYLRSAITISMAAVMLSIVYPPTFLLNGRLMDGLLPLGLLVAVFGSVIPIFCLAVGVPRIGNGLATILSAVELPTVVLLSCFVLQENVTLSQWGGVLMILAAICVPQIKWRRLFAPAHVLEKKGM; from the coding sequence ATGACATACTGGCGTTCTGTTTTGTTAGTCTTGCTCGGCGCATGCAGCTACGGGGTGCTGTCCCTGTTCATGAAGCACGCGTTCGCCCTTGGCTTCACTCCTTTTGAAATGAGCGGGAGCCAACTGATTTTCGGCGGCTTGATTATGTCGATTGCGGCCTTGTTCTTCTCGCGGGAACGGTTTCATTGGAAATATTTGCTGATTTTGGCGCCAGTCAGCCTGATGATGGCTTCCACCAGTATTTTTTACCATCAGGCTGTCAGTCGCGTGTCTGCTTCGCTCGCCATCGTGCTGTTGTTCCAGTTCACCTGGATCGGTGTCCTGCTCGAATCGCTCGTCGACCGCAAATGGCCGACAGCAGAAAAATGGGTATCGCTGCTCATGCTCGGCGGCGGGACGGTGCTGGCCAGCGGTCTTAGCGAAGGCGGGCTGCAAAACGTCAGCATCACGGGTCTGGTCTGCGGCCTGTTGTCGGGGGCAACGTTCGCGCTGGTCATTTTCTTCAGCGGGCGCGTCCTTCCGGGCATGAATCCTTATTTGCGCAGCGCGATTACGATCAGCATGGCAGCCGTGATGCTCTCCATCGTCTACCCGCCTACTTTTTTGCTCAATGGACGGCTGATGGACGGACTGCTTCCGCTCGGCTTGCTCGTTGCCGTATTCGGCTCGGTCATCCCGATTTTTTGCCTGGCGGTAGGCGTCCCCCGCATCGGCAACGGCCTCGCCACGATCTTGAGTGCCGTCGAGTTGCCAACCGTCGTGCTTTTGTCCTGCTTTGTCCTCCAAGAAAACGTGACGCTTTCCCAATGGGGCGGCGTTCTGATGATCCTCGCGGCCATCTGCGTGCCGCAAATCAAATGGCGCAGGCTTTTCGCGCCCGCCCATGTCTTGGAGAAAAAAGGCATGTAA
- the rarD gene encoding EamA family transporter RarD, which yields MKQGILYAFAAYFAWGMLPLYWKLFQSMGAWEILAHRIVWSVLFVAIIIQVTKRWRAMWGSVSGGKIAAALAICSLLISANWLIYIWAVNNNQVMQTSLGYYMNPLFTVLLGVIFLKEKMHAGQWVALILAACGVLFITVQYGEFPWIALSLALTFAFYGLAKKVVKMEAMIGLAWETLFVAPIALGYLIMLQANGTETVTTLAWWQMLLLALAGVATAMPLYWFAQAAKRLPLSIVGFIQYVSPTITLLTAVFLFGEPFTTTHLISFSCIWSALVIFTVSSMRKKPATVPLKPEVAIKKQA from the coding sequence ATGAAACAGGGGATACTTTACGCGTTTGCCGCGTATTTTGCATGGGGGATGCTCCCGCTGTACTGGAAGCTGTTCCAGTCGATGGGCGCATGGGAGATTTTGGCGCATCGCATCGTCTGGTCTGTTCTTTTTGTCGCAATCATTATTCAGGTAACGAAACGCTGGCGCGCGATGTGGGGATCGGTATCCGGAGGCAAAATAGCCGCGGCGCTTGCCATCTGCTCCCTGCTCATCAGTGCGAACTGGCTGATCTACATTTGGGCGGTAAACAACAACCAGGTCATGCAAACGAGCCTTGGCTACTATATGAATCCGCTGTTTACGGTGCTGCTCGGCGTGATCTTTTTAAAAGAAAAAATGCATGCCGGACAGTGGGTAGCGCTGATTCTGGCTGCCTGCGGCGTCCTGTTCATCACCGTGCAATACGGCGAGTTTCCGTGGATTGCCCTCTCGCTGGCGCTCACGTTTGCGTTTTACGGCCTGGCGAAAAAGGTGGTGAAGATGGAGGCGATGATCGGGCTTGCGTGGGAGACGCTGTTCGTCGCGCCAATCGCGCTCGGCTATCTGATTATGCTCCAGGCAAACGGGACAGAGACCGTGACGACTTTGGCATGGTGGCAGATGTTGTTGCTGGCGCTGGCCGGAGTCGCGACGGCGATGCCGTTGTACTGGTTTGCGCAAGCCGCGAAGCGCTTGCCGCTCTCGATCGTCGGCTTCATCCAGTACGTCTCGCCGACGATTACGCTGCTTACCGCTGTGTTTTTGTTCGGAGAGCCGTTTACGACGACGCATCTCATCAGCTTTTCGTGCATCTGGTCGGCGCTCGTCATCTTTACCGTAAGCTCGATGCGCAAAAAGCCGGCGACGGTTCCGCTCAAGCCGGAAGTGGCGATCAAAAAGCAAGCGTGA
- the pdxK gene encoding pyridoxine/pyridoxal/pyridoxamine kinase: MTMKKALTIAGSDTSGGAGQQADLKTFQELGVFGMTALTVIVAQDPHNDWFHEVFPIDVAILEKQIETVLAGIGVDAVKTGMLGTTELVDLAARKIEQYQLKNVVVDPVMICKGAEALHPEIAISLREVLLPRATVATPNLFEAGILSEMGALTSVEDMKEAAKRIHDFGTSYVVVKGGTKLQSGNAVDVFYDGQNIEVLESERFDTTFTHGAGCTFSAAICAELAKGNSVRGAVEVAKEFITEAIRHSFALNQYVGPTNHGAYRRKHQG; the protein is encoded by the coding sequence ATGACAATGAAAAAAGCGCTTACCATTGCAGGCTCCGATACCAGCGGCGGTGCTGGACAACAGGCAGACCTCAAAACGTTTCAGGAGCTTGGCGTCTTCGGAATGACAGCCCTTACTGTTATCGTGGCCCAAGACCCGCACAATGACTGGTTCCATGAAGTGTTCCCGATCGATGTGGCTATTCTGGAAAAGCAGATCGAAACGGTGCTCGCCGGAATCGGCGTCGATGCAGTCAAAACCGGGATGCTTGGCACCACCGAGCTGGTTGACCTCGCTGCCCGCAAAATAGAGCAATACCAATTGAAAAATGTCGTCGTAGACCCGGTGATGATCTGTAAAGGCGCTGAAGCGCTCCATCCGGAAATCGCCATCAGCCTGCGTGAAGTGCTGCTCCCGCGTGCGACGGTTGCCACGCCAAACTTGTTCGAAGCGGGCATCCTCAGCGAAATGGGCGCGCTGACAAGCGTAGAAGACATGAAAGAAGCGGCAAAACGCATTCATGACTTCGGCACTTCTTACGTCGTGGTAAAAGGCGGCACCAAGCTGCAAAGCGGCAATGCTGTCGACGTTTTCTACGACGGGCAAAACATCGAAGTGCTCGAATCCGAGCGCTTTGACACTACATTCACGCACGGAGCAGGCTGCACCTTCTCTGCTGCGATCTGCGCTGAGCTGGCAAAAGGCAATTCCGTGCGCGGAGCCGTCGAAGTCGCGAAGGAATTTATTACAGAAGCGATTCGCCACTCCTTTGCCCTCAACCAATACGTCGGCCCAACCAACCACGGCGCATACCGCCGCAAGCACCAAGGCTAA
- a CDS encoding ABC transporter ATP-binding protein has product MANTTGELTVTGVNHSYGTGKIKVPVLFDINLHVNRGEFVALCGSSGSGKSTLLNLLAGLTKPEEGSVMVSGEEISKFNENELCLFRRKHMGFIFQSYNLLPNLTALENVELPLIFAGESVKKRRAKAKEILHRVGLEGRIDHRPNELSGGQQQRVSIARALVNQPGIILADEPTGNLDSKTEQEILHLMREMNRENGTTFIIVTHEQEVAEQSDRVIYLQDGRVVQKRTRPA; this is encoded by the coding sequence ATGGCCAACACAACGGGAGAGCTGACAGTAACCGGAGTCAATCACAGCTACGGAACGGGGAAGATCAAGGTTCCGGTGCTGTTTGATATCAACCTGCACGTCAACCGGGGCGAGTTTGTCGCCTTGTGCGGTTCGTCCGGTTCAGGGAAGTCGACGCTGCTGAATTTGCTCGCTGGTCTGACCAAGCCGGAGGAAGGCAGCGTGATGGTGAGCGGCGAGGAAATCTCCAAGTTTAACGAAAATGAATTGTGCCTGTTTCGCCGCAAGCACATGGGCTTCATTTTCCAGTCGTACAACCTTTTGCCTAACTTGACGGCGCTGGAAAACGTGGAGCTGCCGTTGATCTTCGCGGGCGAAAGCGTCAAGAAGCGGAGGGCGAAAGCAAAAGAGATTTTGCATCGGGTCGGACTGGAAGGACGGATCGACCACCGGCCGAACGAGCTTAGCGGTGGGCAGCAGCAGCGCGTCAGTATTGCGCGGGCGCTCGTCAACCAGCCAGGCATCATTTTGGCTGACGAACCGACGGGGAACCTGGACTCGAAGACCGAACAGGAAATTCTCCATCTCATGAGAGAAATGAACAGGGAAAATGGGACTACGTTCATCATCGTTACCCATGAACAGGAAGTAGCAGAGCAGTCCGACCGCGTCATTTATTTGCAGGACGGCCGGGTTGTACAAAAAAGGACAAGGCCAGCGTAG